The following is a genomic window from Strongyloides ratti genome assembly S_ratti_ED321, chromosome : 1.
gtaaaaatttgattGAACTTCGATTAGTTTATAATATGATTCAAAGTTTTACATCAGAAGCTTTTGGGAGTGATACACagttaaaaaaactttactTAGGAGGAAATCATCTAAATTCTACTCATATATCAAATTGTAAAGGATTTAATCAACTTGAGTTTCTAGATATAAGTCATAACAAAATTGAGAAAATCCCTGAATTTTATGGTTTTCCTAATGTGTCAATTGTGaagttagaaaaaaatatgattgcCGAGATTAAGAAAGCTAGTTTTAAAGGATGTTCAAATGTAAACGCATTGTTTTTGGATGgtaatgttataaataaaattgaggACGATTCATTTATTGGACTCAATAACTTAACGGTACTTGGATTAGGGGATAATTTGATTactaaatttacaaaaagatCTCTTAATGGTGTAAAGAGacttaaaaagttaaatctTAGAAAAAATTCACTAACAGAAATAGGTGAAGAAACATTTAGAGATACTTTGGAGTTATCCGCTATCGACTTGTCAagtaatgatataaataaaatacctAGAAAATTGTTCCACAGACTCCCGAAATTGGATTATATAGATTTATCAAAGAATCGTATAACTGTAATCGAAGCTATGTCTTTTGACAATAAAGTTTCGAATATTCTTTTAACTGAAAATCCATTACACTGTGATCAAAATATGGAATGGTTCATGAATTTTATATCAACTTTATCTATTCGTACAGCTCCAGTCAAATCTCAAGAAGCTAAATGTGTCTTTCCGGAAAAATTTGTTGGTAAGGGATTAAAAGAAGTTGTTATTATGAAAGCGAATGATACAATTACAAGATCTCTGGCTCCATTTAATTCACCACCAGCAATTGCTGGTGCTAATGTTCTAGGAAGTCTTTTTCCACCTGGTTCTGCTGGTTTACCAATGATGAGTCACAGTGTTCAAAGTATGCCAGTTGTTGGAGCATTATCTAGAATTATTCCTGGTATTAAAGAAACTACTGCCAAAGAAGATATATGGAGAAATTTATTGGGACgtggtaataaaaatactgaTCAATTAAATTCAGCAATTGAAGAGTTTGTTAATCCAATAACACGTATGGCTGGTGGTGATGCATTACCATCAGATATTGAAAGTTTAGTACAGGCAGTTCCAAAAATGGTTGTACATGCAACTGAAGAGAATGCATCTTCAGGAggtaaacattttaatatatcatcaTTACCTCCAAATGTCCTTGAACATTTACTTAATGGTGGTTCTATACCAGGTGTAGAAAGAGATGTAATGGATGatttaattagaaaaaattttaatagaattATAGTTGCTATAGAAAAATTGAGAAATGGTACGGGTACTGAAGAAGATGTAGCAAGAATTATTCCACCTTTTGAAAAATTACCACCATCAGTGgtaag
Proteins encoded in this region:
- a CDS encoding Leucine-rich repeat and Leucine-rich repeat, typical subtype and Leucine rich repeat 5-containing protein; this encodes MFRNYLLLTLLVFSCRPVLTTDNGYVECPNGLDDVCKCSYNAVGSRIECPGTDPREIITRLKNNYIHVLIIENCNIPKILPPLPAGRIRSLELSHCNLEEASIGAFTLLSSELKELHLNNNQFKKFPNLGILPKLISLNLSNNSISHVEPNVFSGLKGVRSLRLKNNLLQNLSSNAFNDIRKSISILDLRGNKISNTSSFFKKNMTSLDGCKNLIELRLVYNMIQSFTSEAFGSDTQLKKLYLGGNHLNSTHISNCKGFNQLEFLDISHNKIEKIPEFYGFPNVSIVKLEKNMIAEIKKASFKGCSNVNALFLDGNVINKIEDDSFIGLNNLTVLGLGDNLITKFTKRSLNGVKRLKKLNLRKNSLTEIGEETFRDTLELSAIDLSSNDINKIPRKLFHRLPKLDYIDLSKNRITVIEAMSFDNKVSNILLTENPLHCDQNMEWFMNFISTLSIRTAPVKSQEAKCVFPEKFVGKGLKEVVIMKANDTITRSLAPFNSPPAIAGANVLGSLFPPGSAGLPMMSHSVQSMPVVGALSRIIPGIKETTAKEDIWRNLLGRGNKNTDQLNSAIEEFVNPITRMAGGDALPSDIESLVQAVPKMVVHATEENASSGGKHFNISSLPPNVLEHLLNGGSIPGVERDVMDDLIRKNFNRIIVAIEKLRNGTGTEEDVARIIPPFEKLPPSVVRKFIAGDDVKFVDEYGMDLIRNYYLERLPIDFDDLYGDEDEEKKENYLFKTPFARKIFKLLPKGYNISKIPKNVLETIVSGGVPDFRDLPLDLQEHFKEHSSDLVRIFESENKSIDLLMSKLPNFDKSHLDRVETYDISKLSANVVDQKEYTSWKETVFYTTLILLGIISFLAICYITYLAIRIYRGQYPPRKKEGTKAKNNQSALPRVVFTPNHHSTPRGVFSSARQRFSAERFERQ